From Fusobacterium varium:
AATATAGTTACCACCCTAATTATACAAAGGAGACATTCATGCAAATCAAACATATTATCTCTAAAATCAATATAACAAATCTTTTAGGTAAAATCAAGAAATATTTTAAAAATGAACATTTTGAGGATGTTAAACAGACTATTCAAAAATTCTTAGCTTGTTCTATTGATAAATCTTTTCTCTCTCTTCAATGCCCTAATTGTCATGAGGCGCATAAAATTAAAGTTACTTGTAAATCTAGATTTTGTCCTTCCTGCGGTAAACGTTATTCTGCTGTTTGAACTGAAAAAACTTCCACTTCTCTTATTGATGTTAAACATAGAAGTGTCCTTTTTACTATTCCTGAAGAACTTAGAATGTTTTTCTTCTATGATAGAGACCTTTTAACTAAGCTTGCTTATGCTGTTAATGATGTTTTTAAATATCAATTTCATAACATTAAAGCAAAAAATCAAAGAATTCATAAAATTTCAAAATATTCCTCTAAATACTTTACTAACTCAGATATCATTCATTATGGATTGATTACTGTTATTCATACCTTTGGACGCGATCTTAAATGGAATCCTCATATTCATGCTATTGTTACTTTAGGTGGATTCAATAAAAACTACCAATTTCTTGAAAAAAAATATTTTCATGTCAATTCCATTGCTGGACAATGGAAAAAAATGGTTATTGATATTGTTAAATCTGGAAATTATGACAAGCCTGAAATTAAAGCTAAAGCTTATGCTGCTGCTAACTACCTTTATCGCAAAAATACAAGATTCTTTTTCAATGTTGCAAAAAATGATTTAAATAATAATATTCATGCAATTAAATATATTGGCAGATATCTATCAAGAGCTCCTATCGCAGAATATAAAATTATTGATTTCTATGATAATAAGGTTACTTTCTATTATGAAAGTCTTGCTGATGATAAACAAAGAATTGAACTTACTTTAGATGCGGAAACATTTCTTTCCAAATTAATTATTCACATTCCCCCTAAACATTTCAAAATGATTAGGCGCTTTGGAATCTATTCTAGAAATATTAAATCAGAACTTAAAAACATCATGAAATTCATGAGAAAATATGTCTCTAAATATTCCAATTTTACTTTTTATCAACTTGAAATATGGAAAACTTTTGGAGTAAATCCTTTTTATTGTTTTAAATGTAATACCAGAATGAAAGTTAAAAAAATATCATATTTTAATATACATACAGGCTCCATTTGCTGGAAAGAATATCGCTAAAAAGCTGATTAACAATCAGCTTTTTTGTGCTGTCAATTTTAATCTTATTCAATTAATATATCTAATATGAATACAAAATAATTAACATTTTTTATTTTTTTAACAAATTTATCAAATTATAATTTCCTAAGAAAAAAGTAAAGAGGTCGAAATTAATCGACCTCTATTGGAGCAGACAAAAGAAAAATAATAGAATAAAAGGGATAAAAAACTTAATAAGACTAAATTCATGTAAGTAGAATTTAAAAATGTTGTGCAAAGCTTATACTAGCTTGGAATTAAATTCACATAAATAAAAAAATATTTTAGTAAAAAAAAACATCATCCATGAGGGAAATTCACCTTGTGGGTGATTTTTTGTTTTGGCAGATGATTTTTTATAAAAAGACAGTTTTAATATTAAAATAAGCTTCAGACTTTTTTATGAAAAAATTTACCACTGAACAAAAAATCAATGACGAGAACACCATTCCTGATAAAACCGTTCCCGAATTTTTAGAGCCATCAGAAGATAGTTTTTATTAGAAGATAATAAAAGAATAGAAGATATAAATAATACACATACAGGGGCATAACAGAAGCTTAATCAGGGAAAAGGCTGTGGCAGAAGCTGCAGTCTTTTTTTTACCCAAAAATAAAAAAATGAACAGTAATACAGAACTGTTTTTCAAGATAATAGCTACAACAGGAACTTTTTTATTGGCATATCACAAGTATATACTTTCACTGTTTGACAAAAAACTGGACAAGAGAGATTGTGAAAAAGAAAGACTGTATGCAGAGAAATTCAGAACAGAAAATATAAGAACACTAACTGATGGAATAAAAAGAATAGAGGAGAGAATGACAGGAATAGAAAAAGAATCGATGAAACAATACAAGAATTAATACACTAAAGAAAATACTCTTTAATACTATAAAAGCAATAAAAGTTCTCTTTAATGTATAAAGGCGAACTTTTACATGTTTTAACTTTATCAATTATAATCTCTAAAATTGATAAAGTCAAGATAAAAATATTTTTAGGGAAAATATCCTTAAAAAAATGACCCCCTGTAAATAAAGTAATTACGACTATTTTATGTTCGCTTTTATACATATAAGAGAACAATTATCAATTTTACTGAATTTGAGATTATTATAAATGTAAAAAAAGTTGAATTTGAAGTAAAAAATATCAAAGGGGGAGAGGAAAATATGATTAAAGAAATGGAGAAAGCTTTAAAAAGATATCTCAAGGGAAAGAATAGAATAACAATGGGAGTGGTAGTAGCTTTTTTACTGGGAAACAGTTTTGCATTTGGAGATGTTACGATAAAATATGATACTGCAGCTTCAACTCTTATTGTACAAGATGATTCAGGAACTAATATAGGAACAGTAACAAAAAATCCTGCTGGTAAATTTACCTGGACAATACCAGAAGGAACAGATATAACTGAAACTGTAAAAATAGATGATACAGTAAATGCAAATAATATTAAAGTAAATATAGTGAATAGTGGAAATATAAGTGGGAGCAGTACTGGTGGAGATAAATCAGGAAATGGAATTTATTCTTATTCTGAAAAAGGAGCTAATACAATAGGAAATATAATAAATAGTGGAACTATAACTGGTAGTACTACTGGTCGTGGAGAGAGTTCAGGAAATGGAATTTATTCTAATGGTAATGAGAGTAAAATAGGTGATATAATCAATAATGGAATAATTAGTGGAAATGGTCTTGGTAGTAGTAGCGGAAATGGAATTTATTCTAGTTCTTATAGTTTTTATCTTTTCCCCATAGAGAATAAAATAGGTGATATAATCAATAATGGAATAATTAGTGGAAATAATAGTGGAAGTTATCCAGGAAATGGAATTTATTCTAGTTCTGGTGCTGCTAGTTCTACTGCAAAGAACAAAGTAGGCAACATAACGAATTATGGAATAATTAGCGGAAATGGTGGTAATCAAGGATATGGAATTTATTCTTATTCTAATTCTGATTCATCAATAATAGAATCAATTTCGAATTCTGGTGTTATAATGGGAAGTCAAAATGGAATATATATTAAAGGAGATTCTAGTTCAAAGATTGATAAATATAGCAATTATGGACTTGTAATAGGACAGACACCAGTCAAAATTGAAGGTGGCGGAACAGTAAACACTCTAAAAGAACAGGGAATGGCTATAACTCTTGATGGAAGTGGAGATATCACTTCTATTGCTTCAGGAACTGGAGGAAGTACAGGAATATATTCTATAGTGAATACTCAATTAAGAGATAATTTAGGAAGCACAGTATCATCTGGTGCAGTAGATTCATATGATGTATATACAAGCGACCAAAGTATTTCAGATACTATTATCAATGGTGCTGGTGTAAATAGTGGAACAGTGACAATAGAAGCAGATAAGAATTTTTCACTTAATGGCGGAATTATTAATGCCTATAAAACTGCTGTTACAGTTAAAGATGGAGCTTCATTTACTGGTACAGATGTAACAATCAATGGTGGGGGCTTAGATAAAACTACTCCTGTTATTTCTGGAGATTCAGGAGCTAATACAGTAAATATATCTGGAAATTCTTTTATCAATGGAAAAGTTGATTTAGAAGATGGAGATGATACTTTATCTATTGGAAATTCCACTCAAATCAATGGAGATATAGATGGTGGAACAGGAACTGATACTCTTTATTTTGGTTCAGCTATTGCCAGAGCAGTGGGAAATGATAATATAAATCTTTTCCATAAAATATCAAATGTGGAAGAAATAAATATAAATCAAAAAGTAACTGCATTTGAAACTTCTGAAATTACAGGAGCAGATAAGATTAATATTGGTAAAAATGGGGAGCTTGTATTAAGAATAGATGGAACAAATAGTAATAAACATGCACTTTCCAATGGAAATAGTAGTGGAACAATAGATTCAGATGGTGGAAAACTTCTTCTTGCGCTTAATGGAGTATCTGATGGAAGTACAATAGATATGGGAATGAATCTTGGAGATGGAATATATGGAGTGGAAAATCCAGACATAGAATATAGAGATTTATTTACTTTAGATACAACTTCATATTTACATTCTATTAGAAAAACTCCTGGTTCTTCAACAATAACAGTTGAAACTAAATCTACACTTCCACTGTCACCAACAACACCTGAATATACAAATTATGGGAAATTAAATAAAATATATCAAAGTATGAGGGTTGTAGATGGTGTAAAAGAATTTAATGTAGATACTGATGAAAAATTCTCATCTTTTATGGGATACTTAAATGATATCTATGCAGGAAATCCATACTCATATTCTTCTGAACTATCAAGAAAATCAATGGGAATGTTCAGAGATATAGCTACTGAAAATTCATTTAAAGCAGATACAGGAAAATGGATGATATACGGCGGACTTACTCATATAGATGGAGGAACTAAAGATACATACTATGGAAAAGGATACTATACTTATGATATAGGAAGTTCTGATATAGATTCTGATACAAAAATCACAGGAGCATATATGCTTGGAGAGTATGGAGTATCTGATGACTTTAAAGCTGGAGTGGCAGTTGGAGGAAACAAGTTTAAATCTGACTTGTCTAATGGCTCAAAAGTTGATGGAGATGCGCTGTATATTGGAGGATATGCTAAGAAGTATCTTGGAAATCTAAAAGTAACAGCAGGAGCAGGATTCCAGTATGGAGATTATGATGCAGACAGAACAGCAGCAGGAAGAGAAATTACAGAAACAAGAAGCTATTCTTCAAGCTACAATGATTTGACTTATGATATTTATCTGAATGGAAGATATTCACTTAATATTGGAGATAATCTATACTTAGAACCTTATGGAACACTGTCATATACATATGTAAAACAGGATGGAGCAGATGAGGGAAATAAAACTTTAGCAATAGAAACAGATTCACAATCATTTGACTACACAGTTGGAAAAATGGGAATAGATCTTAAAAAAGTGATACCACATGAAAAAGGAAAGAGTACATTATCAATTGGAGCAAGCTATACAAAAATACTTGATGGAGCAGATGAGGAATATATCACAGGAAGATTTAAAGGTGGAAGCGACTTTGATATATTAGTTGCCCACAAGAATGAACATAGCTTAGGATTGAATGCTAAATATGCACTTGAACTGGAAAATGGAATCTTGTTTGATGTAAAAGGAAGCTATGCAATAGAAAGAGATTCACATAATCAATCTGGAAAGAATAAAACTGAAGGTGAATGGATAGTTGGAGCAGGGCTGGGTTATAAGTTCTAGTGGAAATAACAGGGGGAAGTTATGACAGAAGGGGAATTTATAAGATTCTATAAAAAGAGAAATGGACTAAAGAATCAGCAGGAAGTAAAAGAAAAGATAGACTTATTCTGGAATACACTGCTAAAAGTTCTGGATAAAGGGGAAAAGGTAACCTTTAAAAATTGGGGAACATTTGAAGAAAAAGAGGTAAAACCAAGAAAAATAATGATAACTAAAATAAATAAATCTGGTTATACAAAAGCTAAAAAGAAGATAAGATTCAGAGCAGGAGCGGGCTTGCAGGATATAGTAAATGGAGCTGGTACTGATGAATAAGAGAGAATTAGCAAAAGTATACATTGAAACAAGCAAAGGGGAAATATCAGCAAGAAAGGCACTGAAAGAAATAGAAGTATTTCTTGAAACAATGCAGGAGGCTTTGCAGAAAAGCCATTCATTGATTTTTAGAAATATAGGAACATTTGAAGTAAAGGAAAGAAAACCAAGAGTAATAGCCAATCCGGTAACTAAAGAACCTATGAAGATTTATCCAAGAAAAACAGTGAAATTCAGAGAATCTAAAAAAATAAGCAAAGAATAAATATTTTAATTAATTGAAGAGATAAAAAAAGCTGAGTAACATTTAAAAAAATGTTTTACTCAGCTTTTTTTACATCTTAATTTATTCTATTTATTTAAAAAATCTACTGCCAGTTGTGAAAGAGCTTTTGCACTTATCTTTAAATGTTTTTCATTCCACAATAATTTTGGATGATGAAGCATAGCCTCAATATCCTCTTGAGTATCTCTTACTCCCACTAAGAAAAAATTAGAGGGTATTTTTTTTCCAAAATACGAGAAATCTTCTGACCCCATAAGAGGTTCCTTCATTACTATTATATTTTCCTCTCCTACTACTTTTCCTAATGTTTCCTTTGAAAACTCAAACATCTCATGATTATTTTTTACTGCTGGGTACATTCTATTTACATCAAATACATAAGAAGCTCCATAAGAGCTTGTAATCCCTTTTATAATACATTCCATTCTCTCAACAATCTCATTTGTCAATTCTTCATCAAATGTCCTTATAGTTCCTTTTATAGTCAGCTTATCTGGAATTACATTATATGTTTCTCCTGCCTTTATACTACAACATGATAACACTGCAGGTTTAAGTGTAGATATATTTCTGCTCATTATATTTTGAAAATTTGTTACTATCTGGCTTCCTATTATAATTGGGTCTACAGTTTTTTCTGGCTGTGATCCATGTCCTCCTACTCCTTGTATCATTATATCAAAAGAAGTTGTATGTGACATCATATCCCCATCTTTTACTAATATTTGTCCTGCTTTATACGCTGGCCAAATATGACATCCAAATGCTGCATCTACTTTTGGATTCTCAAGTATTCCAGCTTTAATCATAGGATCAGCTCCACCTGGTCCCTCCTCTGCTGGCTGAAATACAAGTTTTATATTACCTGATATTTCGTCTTTCAATTCATTTAAAATCATTGCTGCTCCCAAAAGTCCTGCTGCATGTCCATCATGTCCACAGGCATGCATATTCCCTGCTATTTCAGATTTAAATTCACAATTGCTCTCTTCATCAATAGGCAGTGCATCTATATCCGCTCTCAACAGAACTGTTTTTCCATCCTTTTTTCCTTTTATAAGGCCAACTATACCTGTTACAGCTATTCCACTGTCATATGGAATCCCTATTCTATCTAATTCCTTTTTTATTATCTCTGCTGTTTTAAATTCTTTAAATCCCAACTCAGGAAATCTATGAAGTTCTCTCCTTACTTCCATTATTCTTCCTAAATGTTTTTCTGCCAGCTGTTCAATTTTTTCTTTCATTATATTTCCTCCTGATATTTTATATTATAGTCCAAATGGTAGTCCACAAGTAAAGAACACTGCAAGAAGAAGAATGCTTACTATAAGTGTTATTAGTGAATAAGGAATCATATTTGCAATTAGAGTTCCTATACCAAAATTTTTATCATATTTTCTTGCCACTGCCAATACTAATGGTAAATATGGGAACAGTGGTGAAAGCATATTTGTAGAAGCATCTCCTATTCTATATGCCATTTGTGTAAGTGAAGGGTCATATCCCAGCAGCATAAACATTGGAACAAATACTGGAGAAAGAATAGCCCATTTAGCTGATGCACTTCCTATAAATATATTTATAAAGGCAACTAAAAGAATGTATGCCACCAATAATGGCATTCCTTCAAGTCCTAATCCTCTTATCCCATCAGCTCCTTTTATTGCCATAATTATTCCTAGATTACTTTTAGAAAAAAGGCTTAAAAATTGAGCTGAAATAAATACTATAAATATATATCCACCCATTTCCCCCAAAGTCTGTGATATCATCCTTACAACATCTTTATCACTTTTTATTTTTCCAGTAATTTTTCCAAAAACAAGACCTGGTATAAAAAATGCAAGTGCCATTATAGGAATAAGTCCAGCCATCAATGGAGATTTAGTCGATACAAGAGAACCTGCATCATCTTTCAAAAAAGCTCCCTTCCCAACTGCTAAAAATATAATCAATACTGCATATATTAAAAAAGAAATACCAGCATATCTAAGTCCTTTTCTTTCAACTTCCAATATTTCTTTCTCTTCATTTTCTCCTAATTTTTTCTCAGGAGCAGGAAATCTTGGCTCTACAAATTTAACCGTTACCCATGCTATAACAAATATCTGAAGTATTGAATTTGTTATATTAAAATAAAGTGTCATAGCTGGACTCTTAGTAAAAGTTGGTGACAAAAGCTGGGTGGCTGGTATAGTAAAAGATGTAAGAAGTATATCATTCAAACTTACAAATAATCCTGAACAAAAACCTATTGCTGCCCCTGCAAATGAAAGCAGCATTCCAACAATTGGATTTTTTCCAAGATTAAGAAATATTAAAGCTGCTAAAGGTGGAAGTACAATAAATCCTGCATCTCCTATTCCAGTAAATATCAATCCCATTATTACAACTGTAAAATATATTAAATTGCTTGGTACCTTTTTTACTACAACAGTAAGAAGACTTTCTAAAAATCCACTTTTATCTGCAAGCCCTATTCCTATCATTGCCACTAATACTACCCCTAAAGGTGGATAAGTTTGAAAAACTGTTACCATACTCATAAGTATTTGTTTTAAATTCTCCTTATTCAATAAATTTTCAGCAGTTATCATATTATGAGTGAGTGGATGTTCAACTGCAACTCCAGCCTTGCTGCAGACAAAAGATATTATTAATATTGCTATACATAATATTAAAAATATAGATACTGGATCTGGAAGTTTATTTCCAATTACTTCAAAACAGTTTAAAATTTTATCCAATGCTGTTATATTTTTTACATCTGCATTCCTTCCTTTTTTTTCAATCTTCCCCATTTATTTTCCTCCTTGAAGTTCAAAATTCTTAGTATTTTCTTCAAAAATATACAATTTTATTTTTAAAAAATATCTTTTTAAAATATTTTTATCATATTTTAAAATATACTATTCAAACAAAAAAAACTCAAATATATTAAATATATAACTTTGATTTTTCATTACAGAATTCATTTTTAAAATAAAATGATAAATTTATAAACTATTGTTTTGCTTTTGCAGACAAATATTATATAATAAATTATAGTTATTTTACCGGGGGAATATAAAGGGGGAGTCGTTATGTATCAAAAAAACATTAAAGAAAACAATGAAAACAAAATCTTTGAATATGTTTTCAACTCTAATCACAATTTTGTTATTAATGAAGTTGCAGAAAAGATGGATATGAGTTTTCCTACAGTAAAAAGAATAATAACTTTTTTTCTGGAGAAAAATATCATAATTGAAGAGGACAAGGTAGGTAGTGGAGTAGGTAGAAAAGCCAGAGAATACTCCTTCAATGATTTTTTCTGCCATTCTGTAGGGGTACAGATTTCAGAGGAAAAAATTAAAATGGTCCTTACAAATGCTAAAGGTATTGTTATTAAAAAGCACTCTAAGACACTTCAAAAAGGTGGTCTTTCTATTACAGATGCCTTAATGGAAGAATTAGAATTCTTTTTAAGCAGACTATCCAAATCTGTTTTTAAAAGTATTATTGGAATAGGAATATCTGTTCCTGGAATAGTAAATGAAGAAGGGAAGTTTATAGAATTTAATTCCAAAAATAAAACTGATATTTCCATAATTGAAAAAATAAAAAAAAGATTTGATATTCCTGTTCTTGTAGAAAATGAATCAAATCTTTCTGCAATTGCTGAAGCCTTTTTAAGTGAAAATTCACTTTTATCGAATTTCACAGCTCTTACTATTAATGATTATGTTGGAATAAGCTCTTTTACTAGAGAAAAAAATCAAAATGATTTTCATTTCAAAGCAGGAAGAATGCACCATATGATTGTCAATCCAGAAGGAAAAGCCTGTGATTGTGGTTCAAAAGGTTGCTGGGGGGCATATGTTTCAAATCATGCTTTGGTTGAAGAATTTCATAAAGTATTTAAAAAAATAAAAAAATATGAAAACATTTTCCAAGATGAATATTTGGAAACTAAAGAAGGTAAAAAAATATTAGCTGAATATATAAAATACCTTGCTATTGGTATTAAAAATCTGTTATTTTTTTCCAATCCAGAAAAACTTATAATTTCAGGTAAAATATGCCAGCAGCAAAAATATATTAAAGAAAAACTTCTAGAAGAAATATATAGTGAGCATATTTTCTATCGTGGAAAAGAAACTATAACTTTTTCTTCTTTCGAAGAAAATTCAAGTCTTATAGGTGCTGCCATATTTCCAATAGTAGACTCATTATTTTAAAATAAAAAAATTCCCTGTATAACTACACTCTCTGTCTTAAATAACTAAGATGGAGGGTGTTTTTTATTTAATTATTTCTTCTTTTCTATTGTAATTATAGCTATTTTTTATACCTTATTTTTCTTTCTTAAAATTTATATTTTACTCATATATTTATTTTTTTTATTCTCTGCTCCTCTTCATATTATTAAAATTTAAAATAAATTATTTAAGTATATATAATTTTATTTCGATTAATTAAAAATCATATTTACAAATATTTTTATATATATATTTCTTAATTATTTTCTCTTTACTTCTTTTTATTTATTGCATTTTAAAACAAAAAATAAATACAGATTTTCAAACATCAATATTTTTCTATTCTACATGAGCTATTTCCCATAAAACTTATTTATAAATCACTACTTCTATACTTGACTTTTTCTCATTAACATGATAAAAATTTTATAGTTTAATTATAAAATATTTTGCTTTATAAAATATTTTTAGCAGTGTATAATATAAAGTATTGATAATTAAAAAATTTTTAAAGGAGCAATTGAGAATGGATAATATAAGAAAAATAGCAATATATGGAAAAGGGGGGATAGGGAAATCTACTACAACATCTAATTTGTCGGCAGCTCTTGCTATAATGGGGAAAAAAGTAATGCAGATAGGGTGTGACCCTAAGTCAGATTCAACCAAAAATCTTATGAAGGGAAAAAGAATTCCAACAGTCTTAGAAATGATAAAAGAAAAAGGAGAAGATTTAGAACTGGAAGATATAGTTTATGAAGGATTTGGCGGAGTCCTCTGCGTTGAAGCAGGAGGCCCTACTCCTGGTGTAGGATGTGCTGGAAGAGGAATAATATCTGCTTTTGAAAAATTAGAAGAACTTGAAGCTTTTGAAAAATATAAACCTGATATTGTTATTTATGATGTATTGGGAGATGTTGTCTGTGGAGGATTTGCAATGCCTATAAGAGGAGGCTACGCCAGAGAAGTTTATATAGTCAGCTCAGGTGAAATGATGTCTTTATATGCTGCCAATAACATAGCTATGGCAATTCGAGGCTTTGGTAAACGTGGCTATGCTAAATTAAATGGACTTATACTGAACTCTAAAAATATTGAAAATGAAGTGGCTATTGTAGAAGAAGCTGTAAAGGAAATTGATACAAAAATTGTTCAATATATTCCTAGATCATCCGAAATACAAAAAGCAGAAAGCATTGGTGGTACTGTATTTGAAGCATTCTCTCAATCAGAAATGCAGAAAGTATATCAACAACTAGCAGAATATGTATTAGCTCAGGAATATTAAAATATAAAAGATGGAGATAAAAGATGGATGGAATAAAAATGGCTGAAAGCCTAAAAAAATTAAGAGATGTAAGGAAGATTAAAGATGTCGAACCCTTAAGCAACGCACTGTTTCCAGGATATCATTGTCCACTTATGGGAGCTATGCTTACAATAAAAGAGATAGAAGATGCAATAATGATGGTTATAGGTCCTGATGAATGTACCTACTACACTAAAATGGCTACAAGCAGAATGCGTGGTGTTGGCATGACTGGAGCTGTAGGTGCTTCTGGTGGATCAGAAGGAAATATAGTATCTCTTGTCTTAGATGGACATGATGTCTCTTTTGGCTGTAAAGAAAAATTGGAAGAAGCATTTGAAGAATTAGTGGAAGAATACCAACCTAAAACGGTTTTTTTAGTTACTACCTGTGTAGTAGAAGTTATTGGAGATGATATTGATTCTTTAGCTGAAGTTTTTGAAGAAAAATATAATTTCCCTGTAAAAGTTGTTCATGCAGAAAATTTTAAAACTGATGATCATCTTCCTGGAATACAAGATACTATGACTGTATGTATCAATCTTATGGAAAAGCAAGAATGTAATGGTAGTATCAATGTTCTTGGACAACGCCTTGGTGATTTCAATAAATCAGAACTATATAGAATATTAAAAGAAGCTGGAGTCCTAAAGGGGCTGCAATTACCTGGACAATGTACTTTTGAACAGATAAAAACTGCTCCTTCTGCCAAAGTAAATATTGTAGTTCATCCTATTGGAATTCCTCTTGCTAAAAAAATGAAAAAGAAATTTGATATTCCATATATAATGTTTGAAAGAATGTCAACTCCTGAAAATATTTATAATTCCTACAAAGAATTATTTCAATTATTAAAAAAACCTCTCCCTGAGGAAATAGAAACTCTATATAAATTATCTAAAGAAAAAGAAAAAAATATAAAAAGTTCTATGAAAAATCTAAAATACTTCAGCGGAAATACTGCTTTATCAACTTATGAATTTCATTCATATTTGATTGAATTAGGTCTTGATCCTATTTTAATTCAGACTTCTGATATTCCATCAGAAGATGATCCACATTTAAAAATTATTCTTGAAAAAGCAGATCCTTTTGTAACAAGAGCTGCCAATATAGGTCCTCTCAAGTATCTTTATAGTGTATTGAAACCTGATATAAGTATAGGAGCTGGTAATTCATCTGAAATGAGAAAATATGGAGTAGTACCAGTTATATTAACTAATGCTTACAACATATTAGGATTTGAAGTAAATACTATGGTATTGGAAACTATTTCAAAAGCTAATAAAGATTCAAAACACTTAAAAGGAGGGAATATAAATGAGCTTATGTAGAACTTATCCTACTCCATCAAATAGAATGGCAGTAATATGGAGTTTAATGCCTATAAAAAATTCAGTTGTTTTAGAATATGGCCCAGCTGGGACTACTCATTTTGGTGCTGGATTCTATGGTTCTTTTAATATAGACTTAGAAAATTCATTATTCACTACTCATATAAGTGAAGATGATATAATTATGGGAGATGTATCAAGATTAGAAAAAGCAATAGTTGAAGTAGATGAAAGCTATCACCCAGAAGTTATATTTATAGTGGCATCAGCTGTGATTGCAGTAATAGGAACTGATATAAAAGGAGTCTGTACATATATGCAGGATAAGGTTAAAGCAAAACTTATCTGCTTTGATGATGGTGGATTTGGTGGAGATTATACTATGGGATTGGAAAATACATATACATTATTTATTAAAGAGTTTGTTCTTTCTGAAAATTCATTTAAAAACTCTGATAAATATAATATCCTTGGAGCTTCAGCTGCATCTTATAGAATAAGATCAGATGTCTGGGAAATAAAAGATTTAATGAAAAGAGCTTTCACTATGGAAAATGGTACAGTTCTTGGGCTTGAAGCTGGGATAGATGATTTAAAAAAAATGGGAGAAGCTGCTTTGAATATTGTTCTTAGAAAAGAGGCACTTCCAGCAGCAAAATTATTAAAAGAAAAATTTGGTACACCATACATATATCAGTGCCCATATGGATATAATGGAACATTAGTATGGGTTGATAAAATATCCATATTATTATCTAAAAAAATTGAAGTTTCATTTAAAAAACAACTTGAAGAAAAAATAAAAGATGTTAAAGATATGTCCAGAATGATGATGGCAACACGTATGAGAACACAGCCTGCAGCGTCAATAATTGGTGATTATGATACTATTGTAGGATTTAGTGATTTTTGTAGAGAGTTT
This genomic window contains:
- a CDS encoding autotransporter, whose translation is MIKEMEKALKRYLKGKNRITMGVVVAFLLGNSFAFGDVTIKYDTAASTLIVQDDSGTNIGTVTKNPAGKFTWTIPEGTDITETVKIDDTVNANNIKVNIVNSGNISGSSTGGDKSGNGIYSYSEKGANTIGNIINSGTITGSTTGRGESSGNGIYSNGNESKIGDIINNGIISGNGLGSSSGNGIYSSSYSFYLFPIENKIGDIINNGIISGNNSGSYPGNGIYSSSGAASSTAKNKVGNITNYGIISGNGGNQGYGIYSYSNSDSSIIESISNSGVIMGSQNGIYIKGDSSSKIDKYSNYGLVIGQTPVKIEGGGTVNTLKEQGMAITLDGSGDITSIASGTGGSTGIYSIVNTQLRDNLGSTVSSGAVDSYDVYTSDQSISDTIINGAGVNSGTVTIEADKNFSLNGGIINAYKTAVTVKDGASFTGTDVTINGGGLDKTTPVISGDSGANTVNISGNSFINGKVDLEDGDDTLSIGNSTQINGDIDGGTGTDTLYFGSAIARAVGNDNINLFHKISNVEEININQKVTAFETSEITGADKINIGKNGELVLRIDGTNSNKHALSNGNSSGTIDSDGGKLLLALNGVSDGSTIDMGMNLGDGIYGVENPDIEYRDLFTLDTTSYLHSIRKTPGSSTITVETKSTLPLSPTTPEYTNYGKLNKIYQSMRVVDGVKEFNVDTDEKFSSFMGYLNDIYAGNPYSYSSELSRKSMGMFRDIATENSFKADTGKWMIYGGLTHIDGGTKDTYYGKGYYTYDIGSSDIDSDTKITGAYMLGEYGVSDDFKAGVAVGGNKFKSDLSNGSKVDGDALYIGGYAKKYLGNLKVTAGAGFQYGDYDADRTAAGREITETRSYSSSYNDLTYDIYLNGRYSLNIGDNLYLEPYGTLSYTYVKQDGADEGNKTLAIETDSQSFDYTVGKMGIDLKKVIPHEKGKSTLSIGASYTKILDGADEEYITGRFKGGSDFDILVAHKNEHSLGLNAKYALELENGILFDVKGSYAIERDSHNQSGKNKTEGEWIVGAGLGYKF
- a CDS encoding putative transposase — translated: MFFFYDRDLLTKLAYAVNDVFKYQFHNIKAKNQRIHKISKYSSKYFTNSDIIHYGLITVIHTFGRDLKWNPHIHAIVTLGGFNKNYQFLEKKYFHVNSIAGQWKKMVIDIVKSGNYDKPEIKAKAYAAANYLYRKNTRFFFNVAKNDLNNNIHAIKYIGRYLSRAPIAEYKIIDFYDNKVTFYYESLADDKQRIELTLDAETFLSKLIIHIPPKHFKMIRRFGIYSRNIKSELKNIMKFMRKYVSKYSNFTFYQLEIWKTFGVNPFYCFKCNTRMKVKKISYFNIHTGSICWKEYR
- a CDS encoding putative DNA-binding protein, with the translated sequence MNKRELAKVYIETSKGEISARKALKEIEVFLETMQEALQKSHSLIFRNIGTFEVKERKPRVIANPVTKEPMKIYPRKTVKFRESKKISKE
- a CDS encoding putative hydrolase — protein: MKEKIEQLAEKHLGRIMEVRRELHRFPELGFKEFKTAEIIKKELDRIGIPYDSGIAVTGIVGLIKGKKDGKTVLLRADIDALPIDEESNCEFKSEIAGNMHACGHDGHAAGLLGAAMILNELKDEISGNIKLVFQPAEEGPGGADPMIKAGILENPKVDAAFGCHIWPAYKAGQILVKDGDMMSHTTSFDIMIQGVGGHGSQPEKTVDPIIIGSQIVTNFQNIMSRNISTLKPAVLSCCSIKAGETYNVIPDKLTIKGTIRTFDEELTNEIVERMECIIKGITSSYGASYVFDVNRMYPAVKNNHEMFEFSKETLGKVVGEENIIVMKEPLMGSEDFSYFGKKIPSNFFLVGVRDTQEDIEAMLHHPKLLWNEKHLKISAKALSQLAVDFLNK
- a CDS encoding putative DNA-binding protein — protein: MTEGEFIRFYKKRNGLKNQQEVKEKIDLFWNTLLKVLDKGEKVTFKNWGTFEEKEVKPRKIMITKINKSGYTKAKKKIRFRAGAGLQDIVNGAGTDE